Proteins encoded in a region of the Streptomyces sp. NBC_00258 genome:
- a CDS encoding rod shape-determining protein — MTASLEQLRRCHFAVDMGAARTRVFVKGAGLVVDQPSVAAVNTKTGALIAVGEFAEKMTGRTPDYIRVVRPVSGGTVVDIEMAQRMLRQLLGDKVRRALRRKPRLRAAICTPHDADPLAERAAVETLVGLGARRVELVDTLIAAGVGCGLPVERPEATMIMVCGAAATQVAVLSLGSIVTAARIPVGGEAIDHAIVQHLRHQHELMLPSQSVRPLQLALSGNGLTAHGPASTEIHGRDVATGLARSVQVDTAAVRDAIQTPLTAVLDGIGKVLRVCPPDLVADLADRGIMMVGGSALLPGLDQMLRHATGMPVHIAERPDVCAVLGLGAMLEGRIEPLALDPLAT, encoded by the coding sequence CGCCGGGCTCGTCGTGGACCAGCCGAGCGTCGCCGCCGTGAACACGAAGACCGGCGCCCTGATCGCCGTCGGCGAGTTCGCGGAGAAGATGACGGGCCGCACGCCCGACTACATCCGGGTCGTACGGCCCGTCTCCGGCGGCACGGTCGTCGACATCGAGATGGCCCAGCGCATGCTGCGCCAGCTGCTCGGCGACAAGGTCCGCCGCGCCCTGCGCCGCAAGCCCCGGCTGCGGGCCGCCATCTGCACCCCGCACGACGCCGACCCGCTCGCGGAGCGCGCCGCGGTCGAGACGCTCGTCGGACTCGGGGCGCGGCGCGTCGAGCTCGTCGACACTCTCATCGCCGCCGGCGTCGGCTGTGGACTGCCCGTGGAACGGCCCGAGGCCACCATGATCATGGTGTGCGGGGCCGCCGCCACCCAGGTCGCGGTGCTGTCCCTCGGCTCGATCGTGACCGCCGCACGCATCCCCGTCGGCGGCGAGGCCATCGACCACGCGATCGTCCAGCACCTGCGCCACCAGCACGAGTTGATGCTCCCGTCACAGTCCGTACGACCGCTGCAGCTCGCCCTCTCCGGGAACGGCCTCACCGCGCACGGCCCCGCCTCCACCGAGATCCACGGCAGGGACGTGGCCACCGGACTAGCCCGTTCCGTGCAGGTCGACACGGCAGCCGTGCGCGACGCGATCCAGACCCCGCTGACCGCCGTCCTCGACGGCATCGGCAAGGTGCTGCGCGTCTGCCCGCCGGACCTGGTGGCCGACCTCGCCGACCGCGGAATCATGATGGTCGGCGGCAGCGCCCTGCTGCCGGGCCTCGACCAGATGCTGCGGCACGCGACGGGCATGCCGGTGCACATCGCCGAACGCCCCGACGTGTGCGCGGTCCTCGGCCTGGGCGCGATGCTGGAGGGCAGGATCGAGCCCCTGGCCCTCGACCCGCTGGCCACCTGA
- a CDS encoding FGGY family carbohydrate kinase, translated as MGIVAGLDSSPDFTRIVVCDADSGAVLRQGYAPHPMDGVSEGGRPSDVDPQAWLLSLGEAAGGGLLEGVQAIGVSAQQNGLVPVDTQGNTVRPAMVGGDKRAQVAAADLVDALGGREAWAQAVGCVPQAAQPVTKLRWLARNEPDAALRTTVLLQAHDWLVWQLLGRPARRTTDRGGASGTGYWSAATGAYRPDLVELALGHQALLPDVLGPWEAAGTTPEGLLISAGTGETMAAAFGLGIGLGDAVVSLGASGSVMAVHHEALVDSSGMITSLADATGMHLPVVTTLNAVRALRGAAELLGVPDLEALSDLAMKSTPGSHGLVLLPYLEGERTPNLPHTAGTLAGLRRESMKPEHLARAAFEGMLCGLADALDVLRKRGVEVRRIFLLGQAAELSAVQACAPALLGTQIVVPQPADYAAIGAARQAAWALGTSQGTIQPGLPPVWQGAAAQILEPGEELAVGQAVRQQYVSVRDQTHPGAFRP; from the coding sequence ATGGGGATAGTCGCCGGGTTGGACAGTTCGCCCGATTTCACTCGCATCGTCGTCTGCGACGCGGACAGCGGAGCCGTGCTCAGGCAGGGGTATGCCCCGCATCCGATGGACGGCGTGTCCGAGGGCGGCCGGCCTTCGGACGTCGACCCGCAGGCCTGGCTGCTGTCCCTGGGCGAGGCCGCGGGCGGCGGGCTCCTCGAAGGCGTTCAGGCCATCGGTGTGTCCGCGCAGCAGAACGGGCTCGTGCCGGTGGACACCCAGGGCAACACGGTGCGTCCGGCGATGGTCGGCGGGGACAAGCGGGCTCAGGTCGCGGCCGCCGACCTGGTCGACGCCCTGGGCGGACGCGAGGCCTGGGCGCAGGCCGTGGGCTGCGTGCCGCAGGCGGCGCAGCCGGTCACGAAGCTGCGCTGGCTCGCGAGGAACGAACCCGATGCGGCGCTGCGCACCACGGTGCTGCTCCAGGCGCACGACTGGCTGGTGTGGCAGCTGCTCGGCCGTCCGGCACGCCGGACCACCGACCGGGGCGGGGCCTCCGGGACCGGCTACTGGTCGGCGGCGACCGGTGCGTACCGGCCCGATCTCGTGGAGCTGGCGCTCGGGCACCAGGCGCTGCTGCCCGATGTGCTGGGGCCGTGGGAGGCCGCGGGGACGACGCCCGAGGGGCTGCTGATCTCGGCGGGGACGGGCGAGACGATGGCGGCGGCGTTCGGGCTGGGCATCGGGCTCGGGGACGCGGTGGTGTCGCTCGGCGCCTCCGGTTCCGTGATGGCCGTGCACCACGAGGCGCTCGTCGACTCCTCCGGAATGATCACCTCCCTCGCGGACGCGACCGGGATGCATCTGCCGGTCGTCACCACGCTCAATGCCGTACGGGCCCTGCGCGGGGCCGCCGAACTGCTCGGCGTGCCGGACCTGGAGGCCCTGTCGGACCTGGCGATGAAGTCCACCCCGGGCTCCCACGGGCTCGTGCTGCTGCCCTATCTGGAGGGCGAGCGGACGCCCAACCTGCCGCACACGGCGGGGACGCTGGCCGGGCTGCGGCGGGAGTCGATGAAGCCCGAGCATCTGGCACGGGCCGCCTTCGAGGGCATGCTGTGCGGGCTCGCGGACGCGCTGGACGTGCTGCGCAAGCGAGGCGTGGAGGTGCGACGGATCTTCCTGCTGGGCCAGGCCGCCGAGCTGAGCGCGGTGCAGGCCTGCGCTCCCGCGCTGCTCGGTACGCAGATCGTGGTGCCGCAGCCCGCGGACTACGCGGCGATCGGCGCGGCCCGGCAGGCGGCCTGGGCGCTCGGTACCTCGCAGGGCACGATCCAGCCGGGGCTGCCGCCCGTCTGGCAGGGCGCGGCCGCGCAGATCCTGGAGCCCGGCGAGGAGCTGGCGGTGGGCCAGGCCGTGCGGCAGCAGTACGTGTCGGTACGGGACCAGACGCACCCGGGGGCTTTCCGCCCCTGA
- a CDS encoding LLM class flavin-dependent oxidoreductase: protein MNRPRSALWLPLFDDLADPREVARLAADAEEAGWDGCFVWDHLRWREPVRQVADPWITLAAVATATERLRLGPMVSTPARRRPAKVARETATLDRLSDGRLTLGVGLGSDRFGGELSRTGEQLDDRRRGQMLDESLAILAAAWSGEPVRHRGEHYTVDDIVFLPRPVQRPGVPVWAAGFPGNTKPVRRAARLDGFFPANLEHPDQLAEVVDTLTELRHGEMASYDIAVSLPLGVDPEPYARAGATWWLPEFDPGVRLDTVRGVLREGTAA, encoded by the coding sequence ATGAACCGGCCGCGGTCGGCACTCTGGCTGCCGCTCTTCGACGACCTCGCCGACCCGCGGGAGGTCGCACGCCTCGCCGCCGACGCGGAGGAGGCCGGGTGGGACGGCTGCTTCGTGTGGGATCACCTGCGCTGGCGGGAGCCGGTCCGGCAGGTCGCCGACCCGTGGATCACGCTGGCGGCGGTCGCGACGGCGACGGAGCGGCTGCGGCTCGGCCCGATGGTCTCGACGCCTGCCCGTCGACGGCCGGCCAAGGTCGCGCGGGAGACCGCGACGCTGGACCGGCTCAGCGACGGCCGCCTCACCCTCGGCGTCGGCCTCGGCAGCGACCGGTTCGGCGGCGAGCTGTCCAGGACCGGCGAGCAGCTCGACGACCGGCGGCGCGGGCAGATGCTCGACGAGTCCTTGGCGATCCTGGCCGCCGCCTGGTCCGGCGAGCCGGTGCGCCACCGCGGCGAGCACTACACCGTCGACGACATCGTGTTCCTGCCGCGGCCGGTTCAGCGGCCCGGCGTGCCGGTGTGGGCCGCCGGATTCCCGGGCAACACCAAGCCGGTCCGCCGGGCCGCCCGGCTCGACGGCTTCTTCCCGGCCAATCTCGAGCACCCGGACCAGCTCGCAGAGGTCGTCGACACCCTCACCGAACTGCGCCACGGCGAGATGGCCTCGTACGACATCGCCGTCAGTCTGCCGCTCGGTGTCGACCCCGAGCCGTACGCGAGAGCCGGCGCGACGTGGTGGCTGCCGGAGTTCGACCCGGGTGTACGTCTCGACACCGTGCGCGGCGTACTCCGCGAGGGCACAGCGGCGTAG
- a CDS encoding GAF domain-containing protein: protein MSEASEPPEPVESAEPSTPRGPLPLPRLLEAVLGVGADPELRATLQHIVDTAAELTDARHAALEATDPGHDGGDGGSGPTEFHTAEPPAAGQAAHSRLDVPVRVRDDAYGSLRLTGKRDGGPFTGEDEQLVRVLATQAGIAIGNARLYETARQRERWIEGAAAVTTALLTGETAADALMTVAERARMLADASAGVILQPTDEGGMEIVTASTLDDPAGLVGTTIAPGSAVLEQLLGGEPVFVDDSATDPRMTTQVRHRFGPSMLLPLQAGGRLIGTLALPRRRGDRPYTSVEQLLATQFASQAALALVLADAQQRRERLAVFEDRDRIARDLHDLVVQRLFATGMMLESTQRRTAEEQDAEVHAMLGRAVEELRSTVQEVRTAIFALQQPPADAPTTFRGKVLRETASAAAALGFQPSVQFTGPVDARLPDPVATRLLTALRAALAAASRRTGTTRVTVSIDATTTLPDGRPGVRLTVFDDGDGDAEAKTDRDDEPGTGTTVTWQSPLRTHP from the coding sequence ATGAGCGAAGCCTCCGAACCCCCCGAGCCCGTCGAATCCGCCGAGCCGTCCACTCCCCGTGGCCCGCTCCCGCTCCCCCGCCTGCTCGAAGCCGTCCTGGGCGTCGGCGCCGACCCGGAGCTGCGTGCCACGCTCCAGCACATCGTGGACACCGCTGCCGAGCTGACCGACGCCCGGCACGCGGCGCTGGAGGCCACCGACCCCGGACACGATGGCGGTGACGGTGGCAGTGGCCCGACGGAGTTCCACACGGCCGAACCACCGGCGGCCGGGCAGGCGGCGCACAGCCGCCTGGACGTGCCGGTGCGCGTACGGGACGACGCGTACGGAAGTCTCCGCCTCACCGGGAAACGCGACGGCGGCCCCTTCACGGGCGAGGACGAGCAGCTGGTGCGGGTGCTGGCCACCCAGGCGGGCATCGCGATCGGCAACGCCCGCCTGTACGAGACGGCCCGTCAACGCGAGCGCTGGATCGAGGGCGCGGCGGCCGTGACCACGGCGCTGCTCACCGGCGAGACGGCGGCCGACGCGCTGATGACGGTCGCCGAGCGGGCCCGGATGCTCGCCGACGCCTCGGCCGGGGTGATCCTCCAGCCCACCGACGAGGGCGGCATGGAGATCGTGACGGCGTCGACTCTCGACGACCCGGCCGGTCTCGTCGGTACGACCATCGCGCCGGGCAGCGCGGTCCTTGAGCAACTCCTGGGCGGGGAGCCGGTGTTCGTCGACGACTCGGCGACCGACCCGCGCATGACGACGCAGGTACGGCACCGGTTCGGGCCGAGCATGCTGCTGCCGCTCCAGGCCGGCGGCCGGCTGATCGGCACCCTGGCCCTCCCTCGTCGGCGCGGCGACCGCCCGTACACGTCCGTCGAGCAGTTGCTGGCCACGCAGTTCGCCTCGCAGGCCGCCCTGGCGCTCGTCCTCGCGGACGCCCAGCAGCGCAGGGAGCGGCTCGCGGTCTTCGAGGACCGTGACCGGATCGCCCGTGACCTGCACGATCTGGTCGTCCAGCGGCTCTTCGCGACCGGCATGATGCTGGAGTCCACCCAGCGCCGCACCGCCGAGGAGCAGGACGCCGAGGTCCACGCGATGCTGGGCCGGGCCGTCGAGGAACTCCGGTCGACCGTCCAGGAGGTCCGTACGGCGATCTTCGCGCTGCAACAGCCGCCCGCCGACGCCCCCACCACGTTCCGCGGCAAGGTCCTCCGCGAGACGGCGAGTGCCGCTGCGGCCCTCGGCTTCCAGCCTTCCGTGCAGTTCACGGGGCCGGTCGACGCCCGGCTCCCGGACCCGGTGGCCACCCGTCTCCTCACCGCCCTCCGCGCCGCCCTCGCGGCCGCGTCCCGCCGCACCGGCACCACCCGCGTCACCGTCTCGATCGACGCGACGACGACACTCCCGGACGGCCGCCCCGGCGTACGGCTGACGGTGTTCGACGACGGCGACGGAGACGCGGAAGCGAAGACGGACAGGGACGACGAACCCGGAACCGGGACGACGGTGACATGGCAGTCCCCTCTGCGAACACACCCGTGA
- a CDS encoding YtxH domain-containing protein, translating to MRYRLTFVAGLALGYVLGTRAGRERYEQLRKTAQQVAQNPAVRNTAESAAQQGREFAGKAYHVVSEKVGDRVPDSVAERVRHLRERNTNGTRTDDDWGTSNT from the coding sequence ATGCGCTACCGGCTCACGTTCGTCGCCGGACTGGCCCTGGGATACGTGCTCGGCACGCGTGCCGGGCGCGAGCGCTACGAGCAGCTGAGGAAGACCGCACAGCAGGTCGCTCAGAACCCGGCGGTGCGCAACACCGCCGAGTCCGCGGCCCAGCAGGGGCGCGAGTTCGCCGGCAAGGCGTATCACGTGGTGAGCGAGAAGGTCGGTGACCGGGTCCCCGATTCGGTGGCCGAGAGGGTCCGCCACCTGCGGGAGCGCAACACGAACGGCACGCGTACCGATGACGACTGGGGCACCAGCAACACGTAA
- a CDS encoding glycoside hydrolase family 5 protein has protein sequence MRRTPAGTRFTPRLRAAFVALLIAGTSGTTVAASPAGAAPSGHTSGHTSGLAKDTTQFKGVNWADPRDNFADDPVVLSGLSTSDTYAQTYTKASRVISAFRANLGANTVRLPINPYTVNGRYWKSYRGVIDAASDKGFKVILSYWEGTGPRKDGFIDDTATYWPMWNTVVKAYKSDKRVYFEPMNEPHGYTDTEWADIAAKWLDTYRQVPRNRVFVSGAGYNDHVTSVCADPRLKGTYLSLHHYGFWKDYATYDQWVADLKVRIGDCAKRTVADEFGSPMTTGFDYNKPTPDNNFINYLQAVTDTFRELKMGSVYWPGLRTDDTYSLQTLTGNPARPWLTTTNQSGADRLAWAWGRGKPVRP, from the coding sequence ATGCGCAGAACCCCCGCGGGCACCCGCTTCACCCCCCGGCTGCGGGCCGCCTTCGTGGCGCTCCTGATCGCCGGTACCAGCGGCACCACCGTCGCCGCCAGCCCGGCCGGCGCCGCGCCGAGCGGACACACGAGCGGCCACACGAGCGGGCTCGCCAAGGACACGACCCAGTTCAAGGGCGTGAACTGGGCGGACCCGCGCGACAACTTCGCCGACGACCCGGTCGTGCTGTCCGGCCTGTCGACGTCCGACACCTACGCCCAGACGTACACCAAGGCGAGCCGGGTGATCTCCGCGTTCCGCGCGAACCTCGGTGCCAACACGGTCCGGCTGCCCATCAACCCGTACACGGTCAACGGCCGCTACTGGAAGTCCTATCGCGGAGTCATCGACGCGGCCTCGGACAAGGGCTTCAAGGTCATCCTCTCCTACTGGGAGGGAACGGGCCCGCGCAAGGACGGCTTCATCGACGACACGGCAACCTACTGGCCCATGTGGAACACCGTGGTCAAGGCCTACAAGAGCGACAAGCGCGTCTACTTCGAGCCGATGAACGAGCCCCACGGCTACACCGACACCGAGTGGGCGGACATAGCCGCGAAGTGGCTGGACACGTACCGGCAGGTCCCCCGCAACCGGGTCTTCGTCAGTGGCGCCGGCTACAACGACCACGTCACGTCCGTCTGCGCCGACCCGCGCCTGAAGGGCACCTATCTGTCGCTGCACCACTACGGGTTCTGGAAGGACTACGCCACCTACGACCAGTGGGTGGCCGACCTCAAGGTGCGCATCGGTGACTGCGCGAAGCGGACCGTCGCGGACGAGTTCGGCTCCCCGATGACCACGGGCTTCGACTACAACAAGCCGACCCCGGACAACAACTTCATCAACTACCTGCAGGCCGTCACCGACACGTTCCGCGAGCTCAAGATGGGCTCCGTGTACTGGCCCGGTCTGCGTACGGACGACACCTACTCGCTGCAGACCCTGACCGGCAACCCCGCCCGCCCCTGGCTGACCACCACCAACCAGTCCGGCGCCGACCGCCTCGCCTGGGCCTGGGGCCGCGGCAAGCCCGTACGGCCCTAG
- a CDS encoding LysR family transcriptional regulator: MTDVELRHLAALAAITEEGSFGRAAARLGYTQSTVSQQIAALERAVGGAVFDRPGGPRPVRLTPLGSVVLGHGRELLAKAGALAHAVDRFKAGDGRIDIGTFQSVSNVILPSVVRRLRDEHPGCDIRLSEEEPEQPQIGDLDLLFYDGRIDGDVEHLKLLDDPYLLVAGAGTFPDGPVPPQLLDGAPMVAWPLTCDQPAMEQAVARSGARPQVVFRSAVNDTLLSMVRAGLGSAVLPWLAVRGADVPSDDRLHVHELRPSLPPREIYLHWRAGRTHSPLAVRAIEIAVEVAAGLAPPPASA; encoded by the coding sequence GTGACCGACGTCGAACTTCGCCATCTGGCGGCCCTGGCCGCCATCACCGAGGAGGGCTCGTTCGGCCGGGCGGCCGCCCGCCTCGGGTACACCCAGTCGACGGTGAGCCAGCAGATCGCCGCGTTGGAGAGGGCCGTCGGCGGTGCGGTGTTCGACCGGCCGGGCGGTCCTAGGCCGGTGCGGCTCACCCCGCTCGGCTCCGTGGTCCTGGGCCACGGTCGTGAACTGCTGGCGAAGGCGGGGGCCCTGGCCCACGCCGTGGACCGGTTCAAGGCGGGAGACGGCCGGATCGACATCGGCACGTTCCAGAGCGTGTCCAACGTGATCCTGCCGTCGGTCGTACGCCGGCTGAGGGACGAGCACCCCGGCTGCGACATCAGGCTGTCCGAGGAGGAGCCGGAACAGCCGCAGATCGGTGACCTCGACCTGCTGTTCTACGACGGCCGCATCGACGGCGACGTCGAGCACCTCAAACTGCTCGACGATCCGTACCTGCTGGTGGCAGGCGCCGGCACCTTCCCCGACGGTCCGGTCCCGCCGCAACTGCTCGACGGTGCGCCGATGGTGGCCTGGCCGCTGACCTGCGACCAGCCCGCGATGGAGCAGGCGGTCGCCCGCAGCGGCGCCCGTCCACAGGTCGTGTTCCGCAGTGCGGTCAACGACACCCTGCTGTCGATGGTGCGAGCCGGTCTGGGATCGGCGGTGCTGCCCTGGCTCGCCGTCCGCGGTGCCGACGTACCGTCCGACGACCGGCTCCACGTCCACGAGCTACGGCCGTCCCTGCCGCCGCGCGAGATCTACCTGCACTGGCGGGCCGGACGTACCCACTCACCACTCGCCGTCCGGGCCATCGAGATCGCCGTCGAAGTCGCGGCCGGTCTCGCGCCGCCGCCGGCCAGTGCTTGA
- a CDS encoding alpha/beta fold hydrolase — translation MTSHHSHGEQLLKINGVELCVETFGDRANPTVVLVAGAAASMLWWDAELCEQIAARGRFVVRYDHRDTGRSTCYPPGEPAYSFNDLTLDVLGIQDALGIERAHVVCQSMFGGSGLVLGVDHPDRVASLTFVSTSTGADDLPPPSGLAMPAEPDSSDAAAVVEYVVAGARAFAGGSPYFDEAAIRALAERDVARARSYASTLVNHYAVEHEGPARGGFGDIAAPTLVVHGDHDPFLPLPHGEALRDAVPGAELLVLKGAGHDLPRPVWDDFVSALVRHTEGARS, via the coding sequence ATGACCTCACATCACTCTCACGGCGAACAACTCCTCAAGATCAACGGCGTCGAGCTCTGCGTCGAGACCTTCGGCGACCGCGCGAACCCGACGGTCGTGCTGGTCGCCGGGGCGGCCGCCTCGATGCTCTGGTGGGACGCCGAACTGTGCGAACAGATCGCCGCCCGCGGCCGGTTCGTGGTCCGCTACGACCACCGGGACACCGGCCGGTCGACCTGCTACCCGCCCGGGGAGCCGGCGTACTCGTTCAACGACCTGACCCTGGACGTGCTCGGCATCCAGGACGCCCTGGGCATCGAACGGGCCCATGTGGTCTGTCAGTCGATGTTCGGCGGGAGCGGACTCGTCCTCGGCGTGGACCATCCCGACCGGGTCGCGTCGCTGACGTTCGTCTCGACCTCGACCGGGGCCGACGACCTGCCACCGCCGAGCGGCCTGGCCATGCCGGCCGAGCCGGACTCCTCGGACGCGGCCGCTGTCGTCGAGTACGTGGTCGCCGGCGCGAGGGCGTTCGCCGGTGGCTCGCCGTACTTCGACGAGGCCGCGATCCGGGCGTTGGCCGAACGCGACGTGGCGCGCGCCAGGAGCTACGCGTCGACTCTCGTCAACCACTACGCCGTCGAGCACGAGGGGCCGGCGCGAGGCGGCTTCGGTGACATCGCGGCGCCGACGCTCGTGGTCCACGGCGACCACGACCCGTTCCTGCCGCTGCCGCACGGCGAGGCGTTGCGCGACGCGGTCCCCGGTGCGGAGCTGCTGGTCCTCAAGGGGGCCGGACACGACCTGCCGAGGCCGGTGTGGGACGACTTCGTGTCGGCCCTGGTGCGTCACACGGAAGGCGCCCGCTCATGA